The following nucleotide sequence is from Micromonospora sp. WMMD1120.
CGGGACGCCTCGACCGGCCCGAGGCCCATGATCTCCGGCGACAGGGCGGTCACCCCGGTCGACACGATCCGGGCCAGCGGGGTCAGGCCCAGCTCCTCGGCCCGCTGGGCGCTCATCACCACGACGGCGGCGGCGCCGTCGTTCAGGGGGCAGCAGTTGCCGGCGGTGATCCGGCCGTCCGGTCGGAACACCGGCTTCAGGCCGGCGACCGCGTCCAGCGTGACGCCGGCCCGTGGCCCGTCGTCGGTGCTCACCACAGTGCCGTCCGGCGTGGTGACCGGGGTGATCTCCCGGGCCCAGAAACCGTCCGCGATGGCCTTCTCGGCGAGGTTCTGGCTGCGTACGCCGAACTCGTCCATGTCGGCGCGGGTGACGTCGTACACCTGGGCCAGGTTCTCCGCGGTCTGCCCCATGGTCAGGTAGATGTCGGGCAGCTCGCCGGCGGCACGGGGGTCCGTCCACACCTCGGCGCCGCCCTGCGCGCGGAGCTTCGAGCGTTCCCTGGCCGTGGCGAAGCGCGGGTTCTCCCAAGCGCCTCCGACCAGCGCCTGTGCCTCGGGCGGCAACCCGTCGGAGCTGCCCCGGGCGTAGCGGGAGACCATCTCGACCCCGGCGGAGACGAACACGTCGCCCTCGCCGGCCCGGATGGCGTGCATGGCCATCCTGGTGGTCTGCAACGACGAGGCGCAGTAGCGGGTCAGCGTGGCACCGGGCACAGTGTCCAGACCGAGGAGTGTGGACACCACCCGGGCCATGTTGAAGCCCTGCTCGCCGCCGGGCAGGCCGCAACCGAGGTAGAGGTCGTCGATGGTGGCCGGGTCGAGCTGCGGGACCTTGTCCAGCGCGGCCCGGACGATGGTCGCGGCGAGATCATCGGGGCGGACCTCGCGCAGGGAGCCCTTGTGCGCACGGCCGATGGGGGAACGGGCGGTGGCGACGATGACAGCGTCGCGGGACGACTCAATCGGCATGGGCCAACGTTAACCCGCCGGTAACTTGGCGCGGAAGGAGCCGGCGCGGCGGGAAATGTCACCCCGGCCAGGGACGATCTAGCGCCGGGTGGTGGCCGCCGCCGCGGCGACGACGGCCGGCAGCAGCGCGTGCGCCCAGACCCGGTAACCGTCGGCGGACGGGTGGAAGCCGTCCGCGCAGAGCGTCCCCGCGTCGGCGCGGAACACCGGACCGGTCTCGACGGCCAGGTCGACGACCGAACCGCCCGCCTCCAGCACGGCGGTGGTCTGGGCGCGGGCCATCCGCCGGCCGGTCCAGCCGATCACCTGCCGCAGCGGGGGCGCGATGGCCCGCACCGCGCCGAGGTCGGGACAGGTGCCCACCACCACCTCGACGCGCGCCTCGCGCAGCCGGTGCACCGCGGCGGCGAGATAGGCCGCCGCGTCGGCGGGCCGGCGCAGCCCGGTGGCGTCGTTGGCGCCGATCAGGATCAGCGCCACGTCCGGCCGCTCGCCGAGCAGGGCCCGGGCCACCTGGGTGGCCAGGTCGGTCGAGCGGGACCCGGAGACGCCGACGCTGGACAGATGCACCCGACGGCCGGTCGGGCCCTCGGCGAGCAGGTGGGCCAACTGCCCACCGATGGTGTCCTCCAGGCGGTCGACCCCCACGCCCAGCGCGGACGAGTCGCCCAGCAGCACCAGCCGCAGCGGCGCGGCGCCCGTCCGGCCGATCGTGGCGCGCAGCGCCAGGCCCAGCTCCGGTTGCGCGTAACGCCGGTGTCGGGCGACGAACGCCTCACCGGCGAGCACTGCGGCGCTCCCGACGGTGCCGGCGAGCAGCGAGAACGCCGCCGCCCGCCCCAGTCGGCCGGTGCGGCCGGAGGTCACGCCCCGCGCGCTGCGCTCGTTCATGCCAAACCCTCCACTGTCGAGGTGCCCGACGCCGACCCGTGCTGCGGCACAGCGCCGACACCGAAGAACGCCCGGCGACGCAACTGCGCCCACCGACCGGCCGGCCCCCGGTCGCGCCCCCGGACCTGGGCGCCACTGACCTCCGTGCCGGCGTGCCGAGCGGCCTCCTGCGCGGCCTCCGGCAGCGACCGTACGCCTTCTCCCCGCGTCGGTGTGACCCGCCGTTCCTGCGTCGCGCCGAGGGCGGAGAGCATCGTCGGCAGGAGCGCTGCGGCGGCCATCGCGTATCCCTCGGCGGAGGGATGGAACCGGTCCCAGGCGAACATCCGGGTCGGCTCCGCCGTGAACCGGGGGCCGAGCAGGTCACCGAGGGAAACCGTCCAGCCGCCCGCCTCGACCACCGCCACCGTCTGGGCCGCGGCGAGCTGACGGCTCCAGCGGTGCGCCAGCCAGCGCAGCGGTGGCTGGATCGGGCGGATCGCGCCCAGGTCGGGGCAGGTGCCGACGACGACCTCGCAGCCCGCCTCGCGCAGGGTGCGCACCGCCTCGACCAGATAGCGGACGGCCAGCCCGCGCGGGGTGCGGTTGGTGATGTCGTTGCCACCGATGAGGATGACCGCGAGGTCGGGCCGGCACTCCAGCGCCGCCTCCACCTGGTGCCGGAGCGCGGCCGAGATGGCGCCGACCACGGCGAAGCGGTGCAACCGCACCGGGCGGTGCAGTCGGCGGGACAGGCCCGTGGCGAGCAGCGCCCCGGGCGTCTCGCGGCCGCGGTGCACCCCGTAGCCGGCGGCCGAC
It contains:
- a CDS encoding acetyl-CoA C-acetyltransferase: MPIESSRDAVIVATARSPIGRAHKGSLREVRPDDLAATIVRAALDKVPQLDPATIDDLYLGCGLPGGEQGFNMARVVSTLLGLDTVPGATLTRYCASSLQTTRMAMHAIRAGEGDVFVSAGVEMVSRYARGSSDGLPPEAQALVGGAWENPRFATARERSKLRAQGGAEVWTDPRAAGELPDIYLTMGQTAENLAQVYDVTRADMDEFGVRSQNLAEKAIADGFWAREITPVTTPDGTVVSTDDGPRAGVTLDAVAGLKPVFRPDGRITAGNCCPLNDGAAAVVVMSAQRAEELGLTPLARIVSTGVTALSPEIMGLGPVEASRQALRRAGMTIDDVDLVEINEAFAAQVIPSYRQLGIPEEKLNVMGGAIAVGHPFGMSGARITGTLLNALQWHDKTIGLETMCVGGGQGMAMVLERLS
- a CDS encoding SGNH/GDSL hydrolase family protein, coding for MNERSARGVTSGRTGRLGRAAAFSLLAGTVGSAAVLAGEAFVARHRRYAQPELGLALRATIGRTGAAPLRLVLLGDSSALGVGVDRLEDTIGGQLAHLLAEGPTGRRVHLSSVGVSGSRSTDLATQVARALLGERPDVALILIGANDATGLRRPADAAAYLAAAVHRLREARVEVVVGTCPDLGAVRAIAPPLRQVIGWTGRRMARAQTTAVLEAGGSVVDLAVETGPVFRADAGTLCADGFHPSADGYRVWAHALLPAVVAAAAATTRR
- a CDS encoding SGNH/GDSL hydrolase family protein encodes the protein MGVARSVVPGGERWRQARRLARLAAIGTVATAAAGMATGGVLLGQARQARRTIPMAEAPPPRCDGTYGAKFPGPALTMVVLGDSSAAGYGVHRGRETPGALLATGLSRRLHRPVRLHRFAVVGAISAALRHQVEAALECRPDLAVILIGGNDITNRTPRGLAVRYLVEAVRTLREAGCEVVVGTCPDLGAIRPIQPPLRWLAHRWSRQLAAAQTVAVVEAGGWTVSLGDLLGPRFTAEPTRMFAWDRFHPSAEGYAMAAAALLPTMLSALGATQERRVTPTRGEGVRSLPEAAQEAARHAGTEVSGAQVRGRDRGPAGRWAQLRRRAFFGVGAVPQHGSASGTSTVEGLA